A single Hydrogenobacter hydrogenophilus DNA region contains:
- a CDS encoding tetratricopeptide repeat protein: protein MKKFLILTLAFVFSCGVPRIVILEDSLSAQEHLNLGYIYEKKGDLKLAKEEYKKAIQKDKGMWEAYFNLGNVYAKEGNYKKAEEEYRKALRLKPQEPDILNNLAWVLFKQGRKEEALSIINQAISIRDKQEYRETLKEIEGH, encoded by the coding sequence ATGAAAAAGTTCCTGATCCTTACCTTAGCTTTTGTATTTTCTTGCGGAGTTCCAAGGATAGTCATTCTTGAGGATAGTCTGAGCGCACAAGAACACCTGAACTTAGGCTACATATACGAAAAGAAAGGAGACCTAAAATTAGCTAAAGAGGAGTACAAAAAAGCTATACAAAAGGACAAAGGCATGTGGGAAGCGTATTTTAACTTGGGCAATGTTTACGCAAAGGAAGGCAATTACAAAAAAGCAGAAGAAGAATACAGAAAAGCTCTGCGTCTAAAACCACAGGAACCTGACATACTTAACAACTTGGCGTGGGTTCTTTTCAAACAGGGTAGGAAGGAAGAAGCTTTATCAATCATAAATCAAGCTATAAGCATAAGAGACAAACAAGAGTATAGAGAGACACTCAAAGAGATAGAGGGTCATTAA